The genome window CAAGTCCCGAGAAATAGATCATGAAGCTATCGGTCGTGATAACGACCTACAACTCGCCCCTGTGGCTCGAGAAGGTGCTCTGGGGCTACAGCGCTCAGCAGCACCGCGATTTCGAGATCGTCATTGGCGATGACGGCTCCACGGAGGAGACCGCCCAGCTGATCCAGCGCATGGCCGCTGAAACCGGGTTGTCCATCAAGCACGTCTGGCAGCGCGACGACGGCTTCCGCAAGTGCCGAATTCTCAACAAGGCCGTGCTCGCCGCAGACAGCGGCTATCTCGTCTTCACCGACGGCGACTGTATTCCGCGCGCCGATTTTCTGGCCGAGCACGTGCGCAATGCCGAGCCCGGTTATTTCCTCTCGGGCAGCTACTGCAAGCTGCCCATGAGCACGAGTGAAGCCATTACCAAGGACGACATCCTCAATGGCCGCTGCTTCGACATCGATTGGCTGCGCACCCACGGCCTGCCGCGCAACCGCAAGAACCTGAAGCTCGCCGCGCCGCCCAAGCGCGCCGGTCTGCTCAACCGGCTGACCACGGCGCGCTGCAACTTCAAGGGCTCCAACGGCTCGGCCTGGAAGGCTGACGTGCTGAAGGTCAACGGTTTCGACGAAGGCATGGCCTGGGGTGGGCTGGATCGCGAGTTCGGTGTGCGCTTGCGCAATGCCTCCATCAAGCCGCGCCATGTGCGCTATAACGCCATTTGCGTGCACCTTGACCACAGCCGTGGCTACCGAGACGAAGCCACGGTGCGTGCCAACAAGCAGTGGCGTATCGAAGTAGCGAGCAGCGGGCGGATCAAGACCGATCGGGGCATTCAACAGTTGCTCGACGGTGGCTACCGGGTTGCGACGTGATGCCCGCCACTTAGAAAACGAACAGGACCCCCTCACATGAGCAACGATTCCTCTGCCAAGCGCCTCCGCCGTTTTCGTACCGGTGGTGCAGCGCTGTTTCTCGGCAGCGTGCCGGTCATCTGGCTGGTGGGGCCGGCGGCCGCTTACACCCTCGGCGTGATCGGCGTGGCCGCCTATCTCTACGCGCGCGATCGCGTCACGCGAGAGCAGTACCGCACCTTGCGCTCCCAGAATGAGGCAGCACTCGATGCGCGCCGGATCATCGACCACGGCGCCTTTCCTTTGCCGCGCGCGGGCGGCTGGGCGGCATCTTCCGATCTGCTAGCGCTGCTCGGCGAGCTGACGCTGGCTAGGCGCCCTGCGCACATCGTCGAACTCGGCAGCGGCTTGTCTACAGTCTTCCTAGCCGAGCTGCTGCGCCGGCACGGGCACGGCCGCATCACCAGCATCGACCATGATGCACAGTACGCCGAGCAGACGCGCGAACGCTTGCGAGCCCGCGGGCTGGACGACCTCGTGACCGTGGTCTGCGCGCCCATACGCGAGCAGGAGATCGAGGGCGCTCGCTACCCGTGGTATGACTGCGAGCAACTCGAGGACGTGGACTGTATCGATCTACTGCTGGTTGACGGTCCGATCGGATCGTCGGCGCGTAGTTGCCGCTATCCGGCATTGCCGGTATTCAAAGGCCGATTGTCGGCTGATGCCGTTATCGTGGTCGACGACGCCGATCGCGACGATGAGCGCGCTATGGTTGCTGCCTGGTCCGCTGACTACGGAATGGATCTGGAATGGCATGCGCTCGATGGCGGTGCCGCGGTCCTCACTCTCCGCCGCTGAGTTGGTTTGCGCCACAGACTATGGCGCAAGCCAGAGTTCAAAGTTGTTCGGCTTGTCGCGCCAGCCCTGGCTGTTTAGCAGATGGCACCTATGGGCGAGCAACGAGCAAGCCTCAACGGTGTCGCCGGTGCCGGCACCAACCCACTTCCATGCCTTCGGTCACTCAGCTTCCGTTCGACCACATCGCGCGTGCGCTCGATTCTCTGTCGTGCAGAATCATGAATTAGCAAAGCTAGAAGGTCATGGGCAAGTACTTCGTCGTGGTTGCGTACGCCCTTGTAGAAGCTTCCCGCAGCAGATACTACAAGCGAAGCGCTAACCACACGTTTCGCTACAGACGGATGGAACACGGAGCACGCCGGCAAATGGATCTATTCAAGGAACGCCTTCAGAAGCATGATGCCAAGAACAATCGCACCATTGAAGCAATGCTGCGCGCGCAGCTATTGCAGCAGCAAGCGCTGGTGAGCAACGTACCCGGCATAGGCAATGACCAGGCACACACCATTGTTGTTTCCCTGACGTCTTTCGATCGGCGCATCGGTAATGTATATCTCACCATAGAAAGCTTGTTCCAGCAGTGGGTTCAGCCGGATGTGATTGCACTCTGGCTGTCCCGGGAGCAGTTTCCGAACGGGGAGCTGCCAGAGAGCTTGATTCGGCAGCAGCGGCGCGGATTGCAAGTCTTCTTCGTTGAGGATGTCGGGCCCTATACGAAATACTTCTACGCTTTCGAAAAGTTTCGCGATAGCCTCATCGTTACTGTAGATGACGACACCCTTTATCCTCCGGACATGATCGATCAACTTTACAGGGCTTATAAACGTAATCCTGATCGCATTTACTGTCACCGCGCGCACAGGATGACGCTCGATAAGAAAGGTGCGCTACTCCCATATAACGACTGGCAGCTTGATTGGAAATGGCAAGATCACAGCGGTGAGCCATCGCCGCTGGTGTTTCCGACAGGCGTTGGTGGTGTACTTTATTTTCCTGGCTCCCTGCATCCCGATGCCTTCGCGAAGGAGAAATTTCAGTCTCTATGCCCCAAGGCAGATGATGTTTGGCTAAAAGCCATGAGCCTGTTACAGGGGACACCATGCGC of Algiphilus aromaticivorans DG1253 contains these proteins:
- a CDS encoding glycosyltransferase family 2 protein, which gives rise to MKLSVVITTYNSPLWLEKVLWGYSAQQHRDFEIVIGDDGSTEETAQLIQRMAAETGLSIKHVWQRDDGFRKCRILNKAVLAADSGYLVFTDGDCIPRADFLAEHVRNAEPGYFLSGSYCKLPMSTSEAITKDDILNGRCFDIDWLRTHGLPRNRKNLKLAAPPKRAGLLNRLTTARCNFKGSNGSAWKADVLKVNGFDEGMAWGGLDREFGVRLRNASIKPRHVRYNAICVHLDHSRGYRDEATVRANKQWRIEVASSGRIKTDRGIQQLLDGGYRVAT
- a CDS encoding class I SAM-dependent methyltransferase is translated as MSNDSSAKRLRRFRTGGAALFLGSVPVIWLVGPAAAYTLGVIGVAAYLYARDRVTREQYRTLRSQNEAALDARRIIDHGAFPLPRAGGWAASSDLLALLGELTLARRPAHIVELGSGLSTVFLAELLRRHGHGRITSIDHDAQYAEQTRERLRARGLDDLVTVVCAPIREQEIEGARYPWYDCEQLEDVDCIDLLLVDGPIGSSARSCRYPALPVFKGRLSADAVIVVDDADRDDERAMVAAWSADYGMDLEWHALDGGAAVLTLRR
- a CDS encoding glycosyltransferase family A protein — protein: MDLFKERLQKHDAKNNRTIEAMLRAQLLQQQALVSNVPGIGNDQAHTIVVSLTSFDRRIGNVYLTIESLFQQWVQPDVIALWLSREQFPNGELPESLIRQQRRGLQVFFVEDVGPYTKYFYAFEKFRDSLIVTVDDDTLYPPDMIDQLYRAYKRNPDRIYCHRAHRMTLDKKGALLPYNDWQLDWKWQDHSGEPSPLVFPTGVGGVLYFPGSLHPDAFAKEKFQSLCPKADDVWLKAMSLLQGTPCARLADGREWGQRFFTIGGSQSVTLEAENWRKCGGNDSKIRRVFAEYELYERLK